A single Danio rerio strain Tuebingen ecotype United States chromosome 17, GRCz12tu, whole genome shotgun sequence DNA region contains:
- the zgc:194392 gene encoding uncharacterized protein C1orf115 homolog (The RefSeq protein has 2 substitutions compared to this genomic sequence), whose amino-acid sequence MPRKRVKYKRRSNNKKGDKCKIVATKGDQPPVEGVKAQDQSHVLDQSLKSVNKKEKSAKQVHIAFLQEKYEPLVEEDISDQPRDDNSKNKQDKYKKLRKNVRKAFRYSWKCLVVGLQNLSTAYSMPLGVSVVPEVQRARAQV is encoded by the exons ATGCCTCGCAAACGTGTCAAATACAAGCGGAGATCAAAGAACAAAAAGGGGGACAAATGTAAAATTGTAGCTACTAAGGGCGATCAGCCACCTGTGGAAGGAGTCAAGGCTCAGGATCAGTCGCATGTGCTGGATCAGTCACTGAAGTCCGTCAACAAGAAAGAAAAGTCCGCCAAACAAGTGCACATCGCTTTTCTACAAGAGAAATACGAGCCGCTGGTAGAAGATGATATATCTGACCAACCACGAGATGACAATAGCAAGAACAAACAAGACAAATACAAAAAGTTAAGAAAA aATGTGCGAAAAGCTTTTCGTTACAGCTGGAAGTGTCTAGTGGTTGGACTGCAGAATTTGAGCACAGCCTATTCAATGCCTTTAGGTGTCTCTGTCGTGCCAGAAGTTCAAAGAGCCAGAGCTCAGGTCTAA